Proteins encoded in a region of the Magallana gigas chromosome 8, xbMagGiga1.1, whole genome shotgun sequence genome:
- the LOC105331847 gene encoding uncharacterized protein, with protein sequence MKSIDFPYFVGVFMIINIFNTNCVPINMCAGSNERSNVFQIASSETLTESIPRLLQKFQLFIRNLGEFISILNERGLRGDQHLLEAVTSSESLDGFPDLDLQPAEGDVDEQLLKDYHILLTVWPFVEHMYLIEKDSDRQLYISFVNGLYSVLENLICEFYSILVNRNGVIPPLETPSIVPEAYKEMSAASRHLYHYLVARDMQHIVSLLDNRYRDM encoded by the exons ATGAAATCGATAG aTTTCCCCTACTTTGTTGGCGTTTTcatgattataaatatatttaacacGAATTGTGTGCCAATCAACATGTGCGCTGGTAGTAATGAAAGAAGTAATGTTTTTCAAATAGCATCTTCGGAGACTCTGACAGAATCAATACCTCGCCTGCTACAGAAATTTCAACTTTTCATCAGAAATTTAGGAGAATTTATCAGTATCCTT AATGAGAGGGGATTGAGGGGTGACCAACATTTGCTCGAGGCGGTAACATCATCGGAGAGTTTAGATGGTTTCCCTGATCTTGATTTACAACCTGCAGAGGGA GACGTGGACGAACAACTTCTCAAAGACTACCATATTCTACTCACAGTCTGGCCTTTTGTGGAACACATGTATCTCATTGAGAAAGATTCCGACCGGCAGTTATACATCTCATTTGTTAATGGACTTTATAGTGTTCTTGAAAATCTCATTTGCGaattttacagtattttagTTAATCGTAACGGTGTTATCCCTCCATTAGAAACTCCTTCGATTGTTCCGGAGGCGTACAAGGAGATGTCCGCCGCCAGTCGCCATCTTTATCACTATTTGGTGGCACGGGATATGCAACATATAGTATCTCTTCTCGACAACAGATATAGAGACAtgtga